The Halobacterium hubeiense genome contains the following window.
TGCTGGCGCGCGCGCTCGCCCAGCAAGCCCCGGTCCTCCTGCTGGACGAGCCGACCGCGAGCCTCGACGTCAACCACCAGGTACGCACGCTCGAACTCGTGCGCGGGCTCGCCGACGACGCCGACCGCGCGGTCGTCGCCGCCATCCACGACCTCGACCTCGCGGCGCGCTACTGCGACGAACTCGTGCTCGTCGCCGACGGCCGCGTGCTCGACTCAGGGCTGCCGGCGGACGTGCTGACGCCCGCGCAGGTCCGCAAGGCGTTCGACGCCCGCGTCGCGGTCGGCACCGACCCCGCGACCGGCGACCCGACCGTCACGCCGCTCCCGGACGCCGACGGCGACCTCGACGAGCGCGTCCACGTGCTCGGCGGCGGCGACGCCGCGGCGCCAGTCCTCCGCGTGCTCGCCGACGCGGGCGCGACCGTGACTGTCGGCCCGGTCAGCGAGGGCTCGCTCGACCACGAGACCGCGACCCGGTTCGGGTTCGACGCAGTGACTGTTCCGCCGTTTTCGTCGCCCGACGACGCGGCGGTCGCCCGCGCCAGCGACCTCGTCGCCGCCGCGGACGCGGTCGTCGTCCCGAGTGACGCCGCCTCGTGGGGCGCGAACGACGCGCTCCGCGACATCGCGACCGCGGCGGTCGTCGTCGGTGACGGCGACCGGCGGACTGGTGGCGGCGCGCGCGTCGAACTCGGCGGGCTCGTGGACGCGCTCGCCGCACTCGACGCCGAACCCGAGCCGTTCGCGGTGACCGACGGCGGCGACGCGACAGCGGAGTAGGGGAATGGCCGGGCCGCCTTTGTGTATCGGCGCCACAGATGTAACT
Protein-coding sequences here:
- a CDS encoding ATP-binding cassette domain-containing protein; protein product: MTLDVRDVDVELGGTQILEAVSADVGDGRLVGVVGPNGAGKSTLLRAMNGVVEPVSGTVLVDEEAVHELPSKAASRRIASVPQDTSLGFDFTVRETVEMGRHAHVPRFGTDPDPEAVERAMERAEVAQFADREVTSLSGGEKQRVLLARALAQQAPVLLLDEPTASLDVNHQVRTLELVRGLADDADRAVVAAIHDLDLAARYCDELVLVADGRVLDSGLPADVLTPAQVRKAFDARVAVGTDPATGDPTVTPLPDADGDLDERVHVLGGGDAAAPVLRVLADAGATVTVGPVSEGSLDHETATRFGFDAVTVPPFSSPDDAAVARASDLVAAADAVVVPSDAASWGANDALRDIATAAVVVGDGDRRTGGGARVELGGLVDALAALDAEPEPFAVTDGGDATAE